One stretch of Zingiber officinale cultivar Zhangliang chromosome 6B, Zo_v1.1, whole genome shotgun sequence DNA includes these proteins:
- the LOC121991041 gene encoding wiskott-Aldrich syndrome protein homolog 1-like gives MAYPTPPPLVPTAHPTLAPAVAVAPHPVPPPTVPPAAPTYINPTMPPAAPAPAYAAAPGLPPLAYLAVPLVVPATVVPPIPVAVPTHLIDIVAARAQIPTLAESMKSRFALFRGETDSSVA, from the coding sequence ATGGCGTACCCGACACCACCGCCACTGGTGCCTACTGCACACCCGACACTCGCACCAGCAGTAGCagttgctccacatccggtaccaccacctaccgtacctccagccgcACCCACCTATATTAACCCTACAATGCCACCAGCGGCACCTGCCCCCGcttatgcagcagcaccgggGTTACCTCCCCTAGCCTATCTAGCGGTACCACTTGTAGTACCAGCTACAGTGGTTCCGCCAATTCCCGTAGCAGTCCCTACTCACCTGATTGATATAGTTGCGGCACGAGCTCAGATCCCAactttggcagagtcgatgaaaagTCGATTCGCCCTCTTCCGCGGAGAGACTGATTCGAGTGTGGCCTAG